Proteins from a single region of Bos javanicus breed banteng chromosome 7, ARS-OSU_banteng_1.0, whole genome shotgun sequence:
- the SAXO5 gene encoding stabilizer of axonemal microtubules 5 produces the protein MPHLEVAPPPAMAAGALLQCPVSRLDFLKASHFALGPDPRLHANAKQSTSHRDFPAYSSAIRGPLCPPPPCASLFQKDARWAGQERLSETRCAYEPPPPMLLREQERELARERTLAMQASHLHVHAEARARTGLSTARGDYGWPEPPERAREQIRGARLIFDRDSLPSGDPDKLRIPSTTYREFFPLHDLCLKPREPACRLCGPNPLQWEHKRQDDSTSYQRQFQALPGPPALPCKRASSSIELGDFKIGYRPMCTEQKQAYGPPDLPPDRYDKAQASAHIHCVNIRPGDGLFHDRTTKGEHFYAREPEPFLLHHDQTPESHILEGNGCPGPGSLTTSTHFFYRQPLRTSEPASRHVPHETLQSHITLGEPSLLGQFFQTSMGTDYLPPGMPKPPKAPNLHLQRSNLPEGTGDLDFLTMNQKMLKPHGIAPASVTKELLQRCKYSHLEPPLGQQRFFSTLNKDEFTFKYQGPAVLRWDDFQESHLPLGSLHQWGCRARKVDPRAPQTPIYPCPSQQ, from the exons GTGGCACCTCCCCCCGCTATGGCCGCGGGCGCCCTCCTGCAGTGCCCAGTGTCCCGGCTGGACTTCCTCAAGGCCTCGCACTTCGCGCTGGGGCCGGACCCGCGGCTGCACGCGAACGCCAAGCAGTCCACATCGCACCGGGACTTTCCCGCCTACTCGAGCGCTATCCGTGGGCCGCTGTGCCCGCCGCCGCCCTGCGCATCCCTCTTCCAAAAGGATGCGCGCTGGGCGGGCCAGGAGCGCCTGTCGGAGACGCGCTGCGCCTATGAGCCCCCGCCACCTATGCTGTTGAGGGAGCAGGAGCGGGAACTGGCGCGGGAGCGCACACTCGCCATGCAAGCCAGTCACCTGCACGTGCACGCGGAAGCGCGCGCACGCACCGGCCTCTCTACCGCGCGCGGCGACTACGGCTGGCCAGAGCCGCCGGAGCGCGCTCGCGAACAGATCCGCGGGGCGCGCCTCATCTTCGACCGCGACTCGCTGCCGTCGGGCGACCCAGACAAGCTGCGCATCCCGTCCACCACGTACCGGGAGTTCTTCCCGCTCCACGACCTTTGCCTAAAGCCCCGCGAGCCTGCCTGCCGCCTCT GTGGGCCCAATCCCCTCCAGTGGGAGCACAAGAGACAGGATGACAGCACCTCCTACCAGAGACAGTTCCAGGCCCTGCCAGGCCCACCTGCCTTGCCGTGTAAGAGG GCCTCCTCCAGCATAGAACTGGGAGACTTCAAGATTGGCTACAGGCCCATGTGCACAGAGCAGAAACAAGCCTATGGGCCTCCGGATCTGCCCCCGGACAG GTATGACAAGGCCCAGGCCTCAGCCCACATCCACTGTGTGAACATCCGTCCTGGGGATGGCCTCTTCCACGACAGGACCACCAAGGGGGAACACTTCTATGCCCGGGAGCCAG AACCTTTCCTTCTTCACCACGACCAGACTCCTGAGTCACACATCCTGGAAGGAAATGGGTGTCCCGGTCCGGGGAGCCTCACCACCTCCACACACTTCTTCTACCGTCAG CCCCTGCGAACGAGCGAGCCAGCCAGCCGCCACGTGCCTCATGAGACATTGCAGAGTCACATAACCCTAGGGGAGCCGTCGCTGCTCGGACAGTTCTTCCAGACCTCCATGGGCACGGACTACTTACCCCCTGGGATGCCAAAGCCGCCGAAAGCGCCCAACCTCCACCTGCAGCGCAGCAACCTGCCAGAGGGCACCGGTG ACCTAGATTTTTTAACCATGAACCAGAAGATGCTGAAGCCACATGGAATAGCTCCAGCCTCTGTGACCAAGGAGCTGCTACAGCgg TGCAAGTATAGCCACTTGGAGCCCCCACTGGGTCAACAGCGCTTCTTCTCAACCCTAAACAAGGATGAATTTACCTTCAAGTACCAGGGCCCAGCAGTGCTAAGATGGGACGACTTCCAGGAGAGTCACTTGCCCCTGGGCTCTCTTCATCAATGGGGCTGTAGGGCTCGGAAAGTGGACCCTCGGGCCCCCCAGACCCCTATCTACCCGTGCCCTAGCCAGCAATAA